A genomic stretch from Lathyrus oleraceus cultivar Zhongwan6 chromosome 2, CAAS_Psat_ZW6_1.0, whole genome shotgun sequence includes:
- the LOC127123919 gene encoding uncharacterized protein LOC127123919 — MSSPCMKNGKCSKYFPKKFQPKTVVDRDGYPVYRRRENDNTVMKKHVTLDSRHVIPYNAYLLEKIQAHINMECCNQSSSVKYLFKYINKGCDRITIIVVENGTDRSSVIRNVDKIKQYLDCRHVSPSEACWRLFSFPIHGRFPAVERFYFHLEGYNCVYYTDYEMINDVLDILNVKQSMFTSWMEANKSYPEAIFFTYSQFISKFVYDKRHQCWRPCKQGYTIGRLIWVSPSTSELYYLRMMHIVVKGPTCYNDINDVGGKILDSFRDACFEIGFFEDENMLQL; from the coding sequence ATGTCTTCACCTTGCATGAAAAATGGAAAGTGCTCTAAGTACTTTCCCAAGAAATTTCAGCCTAAAACCGTAGTTGATCGGGATGGATATCCTGTGTACAGAAGACGAGAGAATGACAATACAGTTATGAAAAAGCATGTCACTCTTGATAGTAGACATGTCATCCCTTATAATGCATATTTGTTGGAAAAAATTCAAGCACACATCAATATGGAGTGTTGTAATCAAAGCAGTTCAGTGAAGTACTTATTCAAGTACATTAATAAGGGGTGTGATCGAATTACCATTATTGTTGTCGAAAATGGTACCGACAGATCTTCTGTGATCAGAAATGTTGACAAAATCAAGCAGTATCTTGATTGTAGGCATGTCTCACCAAGTGAAGCATGTTGGAGGCTTTTTTCATTTCCTATTCATGGTAGATTTCCTGCAGTTGAAAGGTTCTATTTCCATCTTGAGGGATACAATTGTGTTTACTATACTGATTATGAGATGATAAATGATGTACTTGATATACTAAATGTGAAACAATCAATGTTTACTTCATGGATGGAAGCAAACAAGTCATATCCAGAGGCAATTTTTTTTACTTATTCTCAATTTATTTCTAAGTTTGTCTATGATAAAAGACACCAATGTTGGAGACCATGTAAACAAGGATATACAATTGGGAGACTAATTTGGGTTTCTCCAAGTACGAGCGAATTGTATTACTTGAGAATGATGCATATAGTCGTTAAGGGGCCAACTTGCTATAATGATATAAATGACGTCGGTGGAAAGATTCTTGATAGTTTCAGGGATGCATGTTTTGAAATTGGGTTTTTTGAAGATGAAAATATGTTGCAGCTATAA